Part of the Halomarina litorea genome is shown below.
CTCGAACTCGCCATCGGCCCCATCGGCACCGAACTGTGGGAGGCCTTCGAGGAGAAGTTCGGCCTCCGCGTCGTCCAGATATACTCCCAGACGGAGAGTCCGACCCTGCTGATGAACCACCCCGACCCAGAACAGGTCAGGGTGGGGGCCATCGGGATGCCGATGTTCCCCGATTTGGGCCACGAGGTGACGCTCGTGGACGCGGGCGGGAACCCTGTCGACCCCGGCGAGGAGGGCGAACTCACCCGCACCGACCCCGGCGCGATGGCGGGCTACTACGAGATGCCCGAGAAGACGGCCGAGACGCTCCGCGACGGGCGTATCTTCTCCGGCGACGTGGCCCGCACGGACGAGGATGGCTACTGCTACTACGTCGACCGCAAGAAGTTCATGATACGGCGGTCCGGCGAGAACATCGCCCCCCGCGAGATAGAGGACGTCGTCGACGAACTGCCGGGCGTCGAGGAGTCGGCGGTGATCCCCGTCCCCGACGAGGTTCGGGGCGAGGAGATAAAGGCGCTCGTCAAGCGAGTCGACGGGGGCGTGACCGAACGGGACGTCGTCGAACAGGTGGCCGCCCACCTCGCGGCGTACAAGGTGCCGAGGTACGTCGAGTTCGTCGACTCGTTCCCGAAGACGCCGAGCGAGCGCATCCAGCGGACGAAACTGGCCGAGGCGGAACGCGAACGCGCCGACCACGGCTGGGACCGGGAGGCCTGAGCCGGGTCCTCTCTCAGCCGTCGCACCCGTCGCGCTCCTCCTCGTCCAGCGACTCCAGCACCTCCGTCACGCGAGAGATGGTCTTCGCCTGTCCCCGACGGAGGGTCTTCGAGACGGCGGGTTTCGACACCTCGAAGCGGTCGGCGAGGGTGTCGAGGGTCGCCCCGCGGGGACTGTCGAAGTAGCCCGCGTCGACGGCTTCGAGCGTCTCGCGTTCGCGGTCCGAGAGGTCGCGACAGCCCTCGATGAGCGTCATCGCCGCGCCGACGTTCTGGACGAACCCCTGCAACTCGGCGAGTTCGACCCGTTCGCGCGAGACGACGCCGTTGTCCCGGTCGAGTTCCGAGAGGGCGATGTCGGCCCACCCCTCGCGGTCCGGCCCCTCGACGACCATCCGCGTCTCCAGTCGGTCGGCGGTCCGGTCGAACTCCCAGTGGGCCGCCGAGAACGCCACGTCGTGCGCGTCGCTCGCGGCGATGAACGGGCAGTCGTACTGCTCCACGTCGAGCGTCAGGGCTATCGTGCTCGACTCAGTGCTCCGTTGACATATCCCGAGAGGACGCAAAACCCTTTCGACGCGCAGGTGTCGGGAAGAAATCAGGCCACCGCCGTCTCGAACAGGCGCGCCTCGCAGGCCGTACACGAGAGCGCCAGCACCTCGTAGCGCGAGCAACAGGACTCCACCGTCGAGGCGGAGGGGGCGAGGAGGCCGTCGCAGGCGGGACAGGTCGGCAGGAGCGTCCGGACCGACCGGCAGAGCAGGGCGCGTTCGGCGGGCGGGCGACGCGCCCACGACTCGTCCCACCCGGGAAGCGTTCGGGCCGCGCCCGCGTCCGCGGCGAGGGCGGCGCGCGACTCCCACTGCGCGATGGAGTCGTCGTCACCGCTCTCGCCCTCGCCGTCGCTCTCCACCCCGTCTCCGTCCGCCGCCGTCCCCTCGCCAGCGTCGCGTGCCCGCGCCCGCGAGACGACCGCTTCCCCGTAGTCCTCGAACGCGGCGTCCGGTGCGCCGAGGGCCGCCGCGAGCGACCGGCGGTCGACCGCGTCCGGGGACGGGGTGGCCTCGTCGAGGGCCGCCGCGAACGCGGGGACGAGGCGCACGTCCTCGGTCTCCGGGTCGTCCTCGATGACACCCATCCCGGAGAGCGCCGTCTCGGGGTCGAAGTCGGGCGTCGCCCGCACCGCGACGGGCACCTTCCCGAACCACGCGAGCACCCGCCGCGGGAGGTAGCGCTTCGTCAGTTCCGGCGTGCCGGGGACCAGATACCCCCGGAGCCAGATTCCGGCGAGCGAGGCGACGAGGACGGCGAGTGCGGCCTCCGGCGAGACGAGGGCGACGACGAGAGAGAGTCCGACCGCGAGGGCCACGTTCACCACGGTACACGGGAGACAGCGGTTCGCCCCCGTGTACTCGGGCCGCCGGAGTCGGTCGAGTGGCCCCCACTGGGCGTTCATGCCCTCCACTGCCCGCGGAGGGATATGAGGCTCACCGTCACACGGGCGACACGTGAGGCTCCCGAGGGCTGTTGGGGTACCGACTCCGCCTCCGGATGTCGTTGTAATTATATCTCACACACACACCCGTGAAGCACAAGAGTTAGCCGGGCGTCCCGAGTCTGCAAGCTTCATATGACAACTGTCGCGGGCGTCACCGTCTCTGCGGACTCGTTCGTCCTCGGGGGGACTCTGGGGGCAGTCCCCGACGCGGAGTTCAGCTGTGAGCCGACCGTCGCCTCGGGCGACGGCGTCGACATGCCCCTGCTCCGGGCGACTGCCGCCGACCGAGAGTCGCTGGAGCAGGGTCTCGCGAACGACGAGACGGTCGAGCGCTTCGACCGCCTCGCGGACTTCGACGGCGAGTACCTCTATCGCGTCCAGTGGGACTCGCGGTTCCACCTCGTCCTCCAGTTGGTCGCGAGCGAGAACGCCACCATCGTCGACGCCGAAGCACGGCAGGGCGAGTGGGCGCTCCGGATGCTCTACCCCGACCGGGACGCGCTCGCTCGCGCCCACGACGCCTGTCTGGACCACGGTATCGAACTCGAACTCGGCCACGTCAGCACGCTCGACGGCGAGGAGGCCGAGCGCTTCGGCATCACCGGGCAGCAGCGCGAGGCGCTGCTGGCGGCCTGTGAG
Proteins encoded:
- a CDS encoding helix-turn-helix domain-containing protein — its product is MEQYDCPFIAASDAHDVAFSAAHWEFDRTADRLETRMVVEGPDREGWADIALSELDRDNGVVSRERVELAELQGFVQNVGAAMTLIEGCRDLSDRERETLEAVDAGYFDSPRGATLDTLADRFEVSKPAVSKTLRRGQAKTISRVTEVLESLDEEERDGCDG
- a CDS encoding helix-turn-helix domain-containing protein; its protein translation is MTTVAGVTVSADSFVLGGTLGAVPDAEFSCEPTVASGDGVDMPLLRATAADRESLEQGLANDETVERFDRLADFDGEYLYRVQWDSRFHLVLQLVASENATIVDAEARQGEWALRMLYPDRDALARAHDACLDHGIELELGHVSTLDGEEAERFGITGQQREALLAACERGYFDIPRQVGLRDLAEDLDISHQALSERLRRGHDGLIRKTLGGGTSL